From Microbacterium sp. LWH7-1.2:
TCGATGCCGTTGACGAAGTGGAACGGCGCGGCGGGGTCCCAGCCCTCGGGAGCCGGTCGGTGCGTCACGACGACGACGTGGTCGATTCCGCTCGGAGGCTTCCCGTCCCAGCCGTCCGTGATGTCGAAGACGTGGCGACCGGCGATCGTCACCCCGATCTCGTCCCAGTACGGACGGATGTGGTCGAAGGACGCTTGCGACACATTCAGTACGCCGCTGTCGTCCAACGGCACGTCCCCGCTGACCAGCCATTCGAACAGTGGACCGGGATCGTCGTTCTCGGCCGCAATGAAGCCATCCACC
This genomic window contains:
- a CDS encoding dihydrofolate reductase family protein; amino-acid sequence: MGKVVMNASVSVDGFIAAENDDPGPLFEWLVSGDVPLDDSGVLNVSQASFDHIRPYWDEIGVTIAGRHVFDITDGWDGKPPSGIDHVVVVTHRPAPEGWDPAAPFHFVNGIEAAVITAKELAGGRTVEVAAGDVGGQVLAAGLVDEVRMDVAPVVLGSGKRYFGSIDSQHLLEDPDVVVQGNRVLHLRYRVRRLPV